The Cottoperca gobio chromosome 8, fCotGob3.1, whole genome shotgun sequence genome contains the following window.
TAGGTAAATATGATCGATACGACACTAGAGAGAAAATAACTATATGCTCTGACAACGAAGCGATACACCCCTCCATCAAACGTGGAACAGTTCGCCAGTTTTTGCTGTTAGCCAGTTAGCAGCTAAGCTAAGGTAGCTAGCCCAGTGCTGGCCGTCTCTTTTTTCCCGTTGCTTGCACAGTGAGTCAGCAGCAGTGGGCTAGCCGGCTAGAAGCATACCGGCTAGCTGAGCtgacaagctaacgttagctacccCGTGTCATTCATTTGACAGTAACTTGTGTGACAGCtggctagttaacgttagcatgcAGCCAATCGTTGTTAGCAGCTATTCCTCGTCTTGTCAGATGTCAGGCCGATATGGAAATTAATAACTGAGTCAACTCTGTTAACTCTGTTAACATCACCTAACTTACTTTGACACAGCCTCCAGTGTATGCCTATGTACCATATGATGCTTTTGGTTGATTATTAAAGTATAGTTATTTAGTTGTCATTCTCgtttattgtttaatttgaCAGCTCCGATTAATTTGACAGTTTCGCTTGCCACTTGGCTGCTTGCCATTCAACCCTTACTATCCATGTTATACACTGACTTAATACTAGTCTCTAGAGACGGAGGGATAGATACAGGTAACATCAGCAGTTTGTACATCACGGTGAGTCATGTCAATATGGATCAGATTACATCAtcattatactgtgtgtgtgtgtgtgtgtgtgtgtgtgtgtgtgtgtgtgtgtgtgtgtgtgtgtgttgtagtgaaGCGGGACATCCAGGAGAGCGATGAGGAGGCGGTGCGGGTTAAAGAGCAGAGCATCCTGGAGCTGGGTGGGCTGCTGGCCAAGACGGGACAGGCTGCAGGTAACGGAACATGATGTTCATACCTTGTTTGATTTGGGAACACACAAAGCTTTATACCATACTGTATCACTACACTTTTACTTCCTCAGTCAAATCACCTGACTCACATTGCTGATGTTTTGACATCTATTTTTTATCTCCTACTAATGCATAATGTCGTCTGATTTTCTTGTAAAGAAAGTCTTATAAATGTTTTCTAAGGGAGCACCACTTGACATTTGGACTTGTGTGTTGTTGTCACACGATCATCTGATAATATTGTCAAAATGTGAACCCTGAGTAGCAACACTTGAGACAAGGAAGTGTATCAGACCACCTCATCTGCCCTCCATTGCTATGTTTGCATTCAGCAGATTTCCATGAAGCTCAATGTTGCAAAGAAATTTGAGTGGACAAAGAAATAATATCCTTCCTTTCTATTCTTTATTGTGAGGGAGTTTGGATATCATTACTTACTTTAGTGCATACTGCAGCTGTGACCATTGGCCTAATATACCTTTACAACATCAGATAACATAGTGTTTTTAATTGCAGTATTTGTAGCAAAATGctgtaaagcattttataaagtTAAAGTTGTTTGAAAGGACCTTTTACTAATGTTAGTAAAACTGAATTTCAAGGATGTTAACGTAATACTTGATCAAGAATGTTTTTCAAAAAGACATCCCTgaggaatcttttttttttttttactttattctaGGTTTGGATATAATCCCTGTCAGCAAAGCAATAACATGTCCAATGATCTTCTTAGGATCTgtctgccttttttatttaaaataccaCCCCCGGTGCAAGGGAGGTAGTGGCTGTTGAAGGTTTAAACATCCTGTGGGAAGCTTTAATGGCCTTTGAATGAAAGGCTTGTTCTTGCCTCACATTTGGGCCAGTGGAAGTGATGTAATTAACAGTAACAGTAGCACAGAAAGAAAGTATGACCGTTGTCAACTTAACTGGCACTATACAGGCCTAAATGTCCAGTGTCCAAAATCACTTCCTATTTACAAACGTGACTCAATCGGAACCCCTACATGTCCTCTGGATAACTAGACAGCGGCCTATAATGTTCTTTACTGAAATATAAAATTGACATGaattaagttttttttcttgtatCTGTTTGTAAAACTATTTGGACTTTGGAGTGTGCTCCTTGAgtgttttaaaacaatttttaatAATCTGATTTACCTGGATAACACTTTTTCATTCACCAGCCGTTGTGGCAGATGGACCATTTATACGTCGCCTACTTGTGTACAatacttctttcttttctcccatCCTCTTCTCAGAGCTAGGGGGTTTGCTGAAATATGTACGCCCCTTCCTCAACTCAATCTCCAAGGCCAAGGCAGCCCGGCTGGTCCGCTCCCTACTGGATCTGTTCCTGGATATGGAAGCGGCGACAGGTCAGGAGGTAGAGCTCTGCCTGGAGTGCATAGAGTGGGCCAAGGCTGAGAAGAGGACGTTCCTCCGACAGGCACTAGAGGTGAGACTTGGTGGTGTTCACACCTAGAACAGGCCGTTTATACTCAAGTGACGACAGAGATCTCCACCAAGATGCCTGAAATGGTAGCTTCCTGAACTTTTCTAAACAAAACTGTGATGAGGTTCATTGTTGACACTTGTCCAAACTAGCAGTCCACCTCAAGATCAGGATGGACTTGCTTGGCTGCTGTACGATTCAGCTAGCTATGTGAAAAAAAAACTCAATCAACACGACCTGACTAACTGGAAGAATCTTCTTTATTTAACCGATTATACAGTATTTGGGTCTCGCTAGCTATCCAGAGGCTCATGCTAATGCCATAATGTCAGCGGAGAACAGTGCTAACATTGGAGACGAGCAGTGTTTTCCAACATCATCATCAAAAGCCATGAACTTTCTAACATTCTAGAAATTTAACTCAACattctatatttatacattaccattctagaactgtaactgAACTTTCTTGACCTGCAACTTAAAATTGAAGAACTGTAACGTAACagttttttaattgtaatttaacgTTCTTGAATAGTAACTAAACATGCTTGAAATGTACATCACCTTCTCGAACAGTATCTGAACACGCTAGAAATaaaactcaacattctagatcTGTAACTTAACATGCTggcattgtaactcaacatcAAGCAAGTGCAACAGCACAAGACAGCTGATGTTAATCACTCTCCTTAGAGGCTGCTGAACCTGCTTCTGTTTTCTGCTCACTAGGCTGCGGTTCTGGTTCACAACAgtcaacatgttttacttttactactaTCTGGgtattggtaaaaaaaaaaagtgtactcTACTTTTCCTAAGCAAACAATTGttgatttaatatatttattgatctacatttgttatttgtggACACTCGTAAAGAAAGAAGTTGTAGACCCGAGACCTGAAATGTTGTTTCCCTCCTCAGGGTCGTCTCATCTCACTGTATTTCGACACAAAGTGCTACCAGGAGGCACTACATCTCGGTAAGTGTTGACTCTCTTGgagttgtttttaatttccttgAGACTTACAGAATGTTTAGAGGACAAAAGAAACCTTGTGTGTAAAACATGAGTAAAGGTGAGGATGGAGAATGTTAGCTTGAGATAATGTTTCAAACTCTCAATCCCATTTTAGCTGTCACCTCTGATGGAGGTGGATTTCTTATTataactgttgtttttataattgcGGAAGTTTTCCACCTATTTGGACCAAAATGGAAGTAAACGTACAGAAACATTGCGGTGACTCTAAACACCCTTCATTCTCCAGGCACCCAGTTGCtgcaggagctgaagaagatgGACGACAAAGCCCTGTTGGTGGAGGTTCAGCTGCAGGAGAGTAAGACCTACCACGCGCTCAGCAACCTGCCCAAGGCCCGCGCCGCCCTCACTTCTGCTAGGACGACCGCCAACGCCATCTACTGTCCGCCTAAACTACAAGCAGCTTTAGACATGCAGTCAGGTACAGAGCAGGACCAGCACTAGTGTATCTGCTGCTCAGCTGCAGGGAGCTCGAGATGTACACACTGTTTATTGAACACATAGATAGCCGTTTGTAAGTTTATAaaaacatggtgtgtgtgtgtgtgtgtgtgtgtgtgtgtgtgtgtgtgtgtgtgtgtgtgtgtgtgtgcgcgcgcttgTTTTTCAGGGATCATTCACGCAGCGGAGAAAGACTGGAAGACGGCTTACTCCTACTTCTATGAGGCCTTTGAGGGCTACAACTCCATTGACAACCCCCGAGCCGTCACAGCACTTAAATACATGCTGCTCTGCAAAATCATGCTCAACTTGTAAGTGCTATACTCCTCGGATACATGCTCAGGACCACATTCAGCCTTTATCCATAGTATTGGCTCTGATGTAAGATGTACGACTCTGTTGAAAGTAGTCAGTGTTTATATAAGTTGCCAAAAATGCAGTGAAATATTGTGTCACTGGGAGAGAACCCAGGATGGGTCTCAGGTTTTCGTCCTGAtgcattttgtttctgtttcaggCCTGAGGATGTCCAGGCTCTCATCAGTGGGAAGCTAGCTCTGCGGTACGCTGGCAGACAGGTATCACCCTTCAATCCTAACTATTTGAATTCTAATTTAACTGAATGACAATTGTCAATTGGTGCTGGAGTAACAGAGACGCTCTGCCTTTAAAGGGTGTGGAGGGTGGTGTCTTTTTAGCCTTTGAAAAACTGAACATGAgcaaatgtgtgagaaatggaTTGAACAGTATTTTTGTAGACTGCAAATGTCAGTATGCACGGCTACCTAGCTTAGTACCTACACCTAACAAAACGTTATCTGCCAGGCAAGGAGCACAACCTTAACAAACGACATGTATTTGTGTTGCCACAGGTTATGTTAAACAAAAGCCCTGCTCCTGGTTAGCACACCCACGGGGAAATATTTCAGCTCTGTCCTGCACTTATTGACTTTGGGGAAGCTTCCACTCAAGCAAACCAAGACTGCTTTTTACCTGGGACACGCCGCTTTAGCCCGATATCATGTACGTAGCAGCTATTAATTCATATTGAGGCGTTTGTACAGGGTTCGGGTTTTAAAACGAGTTAGCTGAAAATACTATCTTACAGCATAATTAGCGAGCTGGCTCCAGATGATAAACTCTGCCAGCCACGCTTCTCATTTCAGCCGGCAAGATCAACGGTTGTCTAGTTTTATCTGAAACCATGGACTGAGCTGTGCAAgtgtagcaacagtaactaaggaGGGCAGGGCTTAGCGAACAGTCAGTAAAACATTAGAGTTTATTAGATGGATGGCCATTGCTGGatttttctctatttatttatattgttctgTTGTTATGTACCCATGagcttttgtttctgttgttttgcatCAGACAGACTCACTGAAGTGTGTCGCACAAGCAAGCAAGAACCGGTCGCTGGCAGACTTCGAAAAGGTTCGTGTCTGGCGTGCGATGCTGTACGTGGCATTTGTTGAGGCTTCAAAGGTTTCTTAGAACAACATTATGAATAAACAGCTGATCTGCCTTACTGCATCTTTTGATTTTTGGATCATATTTtcgcctctt
Protein-coding sequences here:
- the LOC115012579 gene encoding 26S proteasome non-ATPase regulatory subunit 11A; this translates as MAAAAVAEFQRAQSLLGTDRNASIDILHSIVKRDIQESDEEAVRVKEQSILELGGLLAKTGQAAELGGLLKYVRPFLNSISKAKAARLVRSLLDLFLDMEAATGQEVELCLECIEWAKAEKRTFLRQALEGRLISLYFDTKCYQEALHLGTQLLQELKKMDDKALLVEVQLQESKTYHALSNLPKARAALTSARTTANAIYCPPKLQAALDMQSGIIHAAEKDWKTAYSYFYEAFEGYNSIDNPRAVTALKYMLLCKIMLNLPEDVQALISGKLALRYAGRQTDSLKCVAQASKNRSLADFEKALTEYKAELRDDPIISTHLTTLYDNLLEQNLIRVIEPFSRVQMEHISSLIKLSKGDVERKLSQMILDEKFHGILDQGEGVLIVFEEPVVDKTYEAALETIHNMSKVVDSLYNKAKKLT